One region of Miscanthus floridulus cultivar M001 chromosome 19, ASM1932011v1, whole genome shotgun sequence genomic DNA includes:
- the LOC136529312 gene encoding U-box domain-containing protein 15: MLPWSIFPRQAAPGGDSEPEPEADPSEASGRQLSDEVLVEDLLAAVASARSFQEFRRSQRKESFGLQRWLQLVLPLIQEIREIGPSLTDDAYRCLALLGRAFHAARRLLRCCHDGSKIFLALESEAVLGRFRAVYEKMNLALDGMPYSEIGISDEVKEQVELINAQLKRCKKRSDTQDMELSMDFMMILQNKEDGNADRAILERLAKKLELQSLADLRAETMAIKKLINERNGQLPESTKHIIELLNKFKEIAGIDEKNILGDVSIPKYLEKCPSLMIPNEFLCPISLEIMTDPIIIASGRTYERRSIQKWLDAGQRTCPKTQQPLAHLSLAPNFAVKNLILQWCEKNKVEIQMGESEPVAEQEDRKEDIPKLVKDLSSIHLDVQRKAAKKIRTLSKENPENRALVIENGGLPALISLVSYPDKKIQENTVTALLNLSIDETSKVLIAKGGALPLIIEVLRNGSVEGQENSAATLFSLSMVDENKVAIGVLGGIAPLVALLRDGTIRGKKDAATALFNLILNHPNKLRAIEAGIVAALLKILGDKKLDMIDEALSIFLLLASHPGCRSEVGTTSFVEIFVQITKEGTPKNKECALSVLLELGLHNNSLMVHALGLGLQEHLSDIAKTGTSRAQRKANSLIQLSRKSS; this comes from the exons ATGCTGCCGTGGTCCATCTTTCCGCGGCAGGCGGCACCCGGGGGCGACTCGGAGCCGGAGCCAGAGGCGGACCCGTCCGAGGCGTCGGGGAGGCAGCTGTCGGACGAGGTCCTGGTGGAGGAcctcctcgccgccgtcgccTCCGCGCGGTCGTTCCAGGAGTTCCGCCGCTCACAGCGCAAGGAGTCCTTCGGCCTCCAACGCTGGCTCCAGCTCGTGCTCCCGCTCATCCAGGAGATCCGCGAGATCGGCCCGTCCCTCACCGATGACGCCTACCGCTGCCTCGCCCTCCTCGGCCGCGCATTCCACGCCGCTCGCCGCCTCCTCCGCTGCTGCCACGACGGCAGCAAGATCTTCCTG GCTTTGGAGAGTGAGGCTGTGCTCGGGCGGTTTAGGGCCGTGTATGAGAAGATGAATCTTGCATTGGATGGGATGCCTTACTCTGAGATTGGCATTTCTGATGAAGTCAAGGAACAA GttgagctcatcaatgcacaattGAAGAGGTGCAAGAAGAGAAGTGATACTCAGGACATGGAGCTCTCCATGGATTTTATGATGATACTCCAGAACAAGGAGGATGGAAATGCAGATAGAGCTATATTGGAAAGGCTAGCCAAGAAGCTCGAGCTGCAAAGCCTGGCGGATTTGAGAGCAGAGACTATGGCCATTAAAAAGCTTATCAACGAGAGGAATGGCCAGCTACCGGAAAGCACCAAGCACATAATAGAACTCCTCAACAAGTTCAAGGAGATTGCAGGCATCGACGAAAAGAACATCCTTGGGGATGTTTCCATACCAAAATATCTGGAGAAATGCCCATCTTTGATGATCCCAAATGAATTCCTCTGTCCAATATCACTCGAGATCATGACTGACCCTATCATCATTGCGAGCGGGAGG ACTTATGAGAGAAGAAGTATCCAGAAGTGGTTAGATGCTGGCCAGCGGACCTGCCCAAAGACGCAACAACCATTAGCTCATCTATCACTGGCACCAAACTTTGCGGTGAAAAACTTGATCTTGCAGTGGTGTGAAAAGAATAAAGTTGAGATTCAGATGGGAGAATCTGAGCCTGTAGCCGAACAGGAAGATCGCAAAGAAGACATTCCAAAACTGGTGAAAGATCTATCCTCTATTCATCTTGATGTGCAGCGAAAGGCTGCCAAGAAGATCCGGACACTTTCTAAAGAAAATCCAGAGAATAGAGCACTGGTCATTGAGAATGGTGGGCTCCCTGCTCTTATTAGCTTGGTGTCCTATCCCGATAAGAAGATTCAGGAGAACACTGTGACTGCATTGTTGAACTTATCGATTGATGAGACCAGCAAAGTTCTGATAGCAAAAGGAGGAGCGTTACCTTTGATCATTGAAGTCCTTAGGAATGGCAGCGTTGAAGGTCAGGAGAACTCAGCAGCGACATTGTTTAGTTTGTCTATGGTAGATGAGAACAAGGTGGCTATCGGGGTTTTGGGTGGTATAGCTCCTTTAGTGGCCCTCTTAAGGGATGGGACAATAAGAGGCAAGAAAGATGCTGCTACAGCACTCTTTAATCTGATACTGAACCATCCGAACAAATTGAGGGCTATTGAAGCAGGAATCGTGGCTGCTTTGCTGAAAATACTCGGCGACAAGAAACTGGACATGATAGACGAAGCACTGTCCATTTTTCTCCTCCTGGCATCACATCCTGGTTGTCGGAGTGAAGTGGGGACAACGTCTTTTGTTGAGATATTTGTTCAGATCACAAAGGAAGGGACTCCCAAGAACAAGGAGTGTGCACTTTCTGTTCTCCTCGAGCTAGGTCTGCATAACAACTCCCTTATGGTGCACGCACTTGGATTGGGTCTGCAGGAACATCTATCTGATATTGCAAAGACAGGTACAAGTAGAGCGCAAAGGAAAGCCAACTCTTTAATTCAGCTTTCTCGCAAGTCCTCATAA